The Prochlorococcus marinus XMU1404 DNA segment TCCTTGGGGAACGTAGTTATACATCGGGGAGATTAATCCACCACCATCATCATCGTCGTCGTCGTCTTTCCATGACGAATTAATCAGCATTAACGCACTAACAATAAGTACTGTTATGACTGGCATAAAAGGAAAAAGTATAGTATTAAGCCAAGTGTTAATTCCTGCCTCAAGCATTACACAAAGCCAGGAATAATTTGACCAGTTGTTAAGTAAGCACCAATTGCAGCTATGAAGCCCATCATTGCAAATCTGCCGTTAAGCTTCTCAGCTATAACCTTTTCCTTCTCAACTGTTTTTGTGTTTATCATTAGAACCAACCAGGAATAATCTGACCAGTTGTTACGTATGCGCCAACTGCTGCAACGAAACCGAGCATTGCTGCCCAACCGTTAAATCTTTCTGCTTCAGGGGTCATTTTTATAAAGAGTAATTTATGTAAACTAATATAACACTAATATTAATTTATGTAAAGAAATTGGGCGTTTATGCTTATATTTGTATTTGATCTATACGCTTCTGTTACATAAATGTATTTCATTACGTATCTACACAAAAAAAATTTAAGGTCTAGTTCAAGTAGTTTTACAAGACTTTAATTGACACTCGATTTAGAATAAGGGGCATTAGCTCCTTTTTTAATGTCAAATACTAAAGCCATAGAAGATTTAATTAATGGTTATGCAACCAGTGAAGATTCTTCTTTTCTAATACCAAACGTAACTGAGGATTTTTTAGCTGTAAGACCAAGTGGAAATCCAATATCTGCTAAGGGATTAGTGGGAATGTTTGATAGTAAAGACTTAGTTGCAGAATCATCAGAACTAATCAAAACCCACAAAATTGAAATTTACGGTGAGATAGCTTACGCAGTTTTTACTTTAAATGAAATCTTCAGTTATAAAGGAAATCAAAATAAGGATCTTTCAACTTATACTTGCATTTTTAAAAATGAAAATGGTACTTGGAAGTATTCTTGGATGCAAAGATCACAAGGCACTACTGATATGACCACATGGGAATAAATGAAACGCTTCCTTCTCCCACTACTAGCTGCACTAGCTTTACCTACTGCAATGGAAGCAAGTGTTATTTACGAGAAAATGAGCAGCAATGGTTGGTGTTCAAGAGGATCTAAACCAAAAGCACCTTCTTCTAACTACAAATGCTACAAATTTATAGAGACTAATGATGGAGACTCTTCAGTCATATTTGAAGGGAGAAGGATAAGAGCATTAGAAAGTAAAAAATCTCTAAAACCTATTTCGTGGGGAGGAAGTGGAGCGACTCAATATAGCTATTACACTTTGTACTTAGTTGAAATTCATGTAAATTTTCTTGATAATATTGCTCGTTCAGAAAAAGGTTTAAATAAATT contains these protein-coding regions:
- a CDS encoding high light inducible protein, which encodes MINTKTVEKEKVIAEKLNGRFAMMGFIAAIGAYLTTGQIIPGFV
- a CDS encoding high light inducible protein, which gives rise to MTPEAERFNGWAAMLGFVAAVGAYVTTGQIIPGWF
- a CDS encoding DUF3804 family protein produces the protein MSNTKAIEDLINGYATSEDSSFLIPNVTEDFLAVRPSGNPISAKGLVGMFDSKDLVAESSELIKTHKIEIYGEIAYAVFTLNEIFSYKGNQNKDLSTYTCIFKNENGTWKYSWMQRSQGTTDMTTWE